CAGTTCGCTAAAGGCAATTTTCTATTGACTTTTGACCCAACCCCTGATCTCTCGGCCAACTGTACATCGCACTGGTTGCTCATCAAACATGGAACGCTCAGGATCGAAGTGCGGTTCGACGATGCCCTCAAAGAAAGCGTGAATTACCTAGTGTATGCTGAATTTGATAATCTTATTGAAGTTGATGCTGCACGTCAGGTCATTACAGATTTTTCGGGctaagaaagagagagatcaCGCCCCTCCTATCACGACCGCTTCTATGACATCCGAGGTGGTGATTTCcgttagagagagagagaacacTGTGACTTCACCACGACAACGTCTTCGAGGGGAGCAACAGACCGGCTGGAGATACccgataaacaaaaattgagaCGGGGATTGTAACACAAGGCTGTATATAAACATCCGTAACTACGGTGCCGAGCCAGTCAGCATTCGAACCACGCCACTGCAGGTTCGCTCTTACGGCTTTCTATTCATTCGACTACATTCTTTCAAGTTCAAGTATAGATTACGTGACGGATATTCAAGGGTTCCGAAACATCTACGGTAAATTAATACCGAAAGAGGTGGCAGTCATCACCATCGATCACCGCTACTCGGCACATTGGTTAGTAAAACCTCTATATCCCTTTACGGTTCTGCCACTCAAAGAACGTGGCGTGAACAATTACGTAACGTGTTACCATCATGGCATCGAGTGGTTTGAAGGTGACATCTCGCTGCTTCAATTAGACGTTAACCTCCAAGAAATCGCACATAACGCTCATCGAATCTTTGCCCGTGGACACGAGAAATccaaatatattgaaaatggTACCACGCGTCAAGTATTCAACTTGGAGGACATCGATTGCCCGGCGTTCGACAAACTGGAACGGTCTTCGGTATGGTGCTTCTTCCACGGCGTTAAGAAGGAGGAATTTTTCGCATGTGCGATGAACAACGCACTCAATCTGAAGAAATGGATcaacaaaaacaatattttaactGAATGCGATTATACAGAAGCATTGTCAGCCAGTAAGCGCACCATCACCGGAGAGGAGAGTTCGACTAGTAATCAGCCACCCCAGGTACCAGAAAGAAATTCCTCGCTACAAGCAGTAATACCAGAGTCAGTCGCTTAACTGAAAATCTCTCCTGATCCGTCTGCACCTACGTCAGACGGCGAAGTTACCGTTCCCTACGACATACTTACTACTGCGATTGGCTCACATACCTCCTCACAATCTTCTACGAGTGGTATAATTGTCTCCGATAACGagggcgaagaagaagaagaagaagaagaagacaagGTACAAAATGGACAGTCTAAAGATATGGAGCGCGATTCTAGCGATTCCGAACGGGAAGACCGGGGTTCTTGCAGTGGATCTGATATCCCTCACCTGGACACGCCCGATAGCCTTTGTGTCAAATACGGATGATCACACACGCTCCGGTAGCCACTGGGTGGCGTTTTTCGTCAGTTCCTCGGGACACGGTACATACTTCGACAGCTTCGGATTACCACCATTCGTGCCTCATCATAAGCGGACTTTACGAAGAAATTGCAGACGATACGACAGGAACGGCAGACAGCTTCAAAGCCTCACTTCTGAGATATGTggacaattttgtattatgtTTATGCACTTTATGGCTGCTGGTTTTTCTCTGCGGgattttctcaatatatttactCCTGACCTCGAAAGAAACGATCGTATCGCAGAATTATTCCACAACCGAATAGCCCATGTCACAAAACGCAAAACTAACACCATCAATTCAAATCACATTTATCCTATAAGTTGTCTTTAATGTTGTACCTCTAAGAATTGTAGTGTTGCTGATTATAAGactggtaaataaaaaaaaaaccttgctAACATATCTTGTGTGATTATAAGAACATtgtaattatcatttattcgTTATCTGTAATAACCATGTATGTATTTGCACCTGTGTTAACCGAATAAACCTGTCAGGATgagatttaatttttgtacgCAATCCACCATTGAGTTCTGTTTCCTCACCCACCGGCCCGCATCCTCGTACATCTGAGTATGCCTATAATCTTACATTaagatggagagagagagagagagagtgaccAGGTCTATATTTTCCAAGCACACGTGAACCTTAGGATAAACACTGACGGCTGGGTAAGGTCAGTGACACGAGCACCCATTGCAGAGAGCAGGGATGGAGAAAGAACGAGAGCCGGGGTGGAAGGCCTGTAACCCCAAACGTCTAAGTCACAGAGTTCGCTTCGTGAACGGAGGTACCGGGGCAGATGGGTAGGTGGCCCCAGAGTCTGCAGCACGGCCCGGGGCACCAGGGTAAGGGGAAGGAGATCGTCGCATGGTCAGGGTGCACAGTCCCAGAGGCCATCCCGTAGAGTCCGGAATTTGATTCGTGGTCAACGGTACCCGGGGTAAGGGGTCGCCATACGATATTCACCACATGGCGAGGGGGTCGCGGGCGAAGGGCTGACGAGCCGCGGAGCTTCGAGGCGGAAAAACCGCTCCTTGGCAAGGGGTTGTGGGAAAGGGGTGGTCGTCTGGAGAAGCTTCTGGAATAAAATACCTCCTAGACAAGGGTctgcgggggaaggggatAGTGCCCAAAATTTACGCCTTGGCGTGGGGCGGCGGAGGAAGGGGAAGGCGCCCCAAAGTCACTCCCAGGCGAGGGGCTGGCGCCAGAGAGGGGTGCGAggggggtttgttgtgacgcTCCAAAATGCCCCTATACTACTACCATTAACCCCTTGTAGCCTCTCATGACATTTCTGTAACAAACTACATAACATCTTACAACATCCATACTGAAGGTATTAATGACAAGTCCTTAGATGCTATTCATTCTAAAATTTATGGTTTGGGTTACAAGGGGTTAATTTTGGAATatcgcgtggttgataacgtgggaaaagaatgtggggtgattgatgttacacatcagcaaaCCTGCCGTGGAAAAAGAATTgaaggtggttgatgttacacatcagcgacATCCACGTTGGTAagaaacaattctcagaattattaattttggcacgattttgaccttcgaccgataaaaattatcgttaaAGCAGTGTGATTTTGACCGTTGACCGAtccaactgtcggtaaggttgcacgtttTTGACCTCAAGTCGGTAAGgtagactgtgacgtcatcgggGAGAAGCGTTTGAGTCTGGGGGGATATTGGTAAGTGTtggtaacaggaatctgtaaGTAGAACTCTTCTGGTATTGCTACTTGCGAATGTTTGAATGGTTGAAAATACAGGTGATGCTACGAATCAAGGTGACAATATTGTAGGTTTTGGAAAAGTTTTGGGTAAAACTCTCATTTTGGTTCGTGATGCTCACGAGGGGAACCCACCAAAGTCCCTCCACCGATTTCATCCAAATTTGTCACACGTGTAAGCCATGACTAGCACACTAACTGGTGTAAGAAGTAAGACGCGCCTCTCAAAATTAGCTAATTTCTAAAAATCCGATATTGATATATTCTCGATATACATCCTACGTTAAGCAACTTTCGAAGAGTGCGTGGCGCAACGTGTAAGCGCTTTGTTTTAGAACCGCAAGGTCGCTGGATcgaatctcttttttttcaattttttttttattctttacgTTATTCTAAAACAGATCTATCACGATTGTGccaattaataatttttatcaatcaattgttatcgaaaaaaaaattagtatttttatacgtctcctgtgaaaaatcgaatttcctATGAAAATATACAATACTTCATTCTTGTACAATGtcaatgatttttaatatttcattctcaatatttaatattcattACATGTGCTAGATGCCAAAATAATCATTGCTTTCAATGCTTCTACGACCAGTACCACCCTGCTTCGTGCAGTGTtccataaatatattattatcaaataaatgaaaatattaattttgcaCAAGTTTTCGTGTATACTTTCTTCGTTCCCAAtctcctcaaaaaaaaaaataataataattatattcctAATTCCGCGTTATTATCTTTCATATGtagaataatgataatcaactgtaaataaaatattgagaaTTATTGACATTGTACAAGAATAAagtattgtttattttcgtagaaagttcgatttttcacaggagacgtgataaaaatactaattttttttttcgataataattgattattaaaaattcataattagcACAATCGTGATACATCTGTTTTTAGAATAACgtgaaggataaaaaaaaattgaaacaataaagaaATTGCAAGCATCGAGATTCGATCAAGCGACCTAGCGGTTCTGAAACAAAGCGCTTACATACTGCGCCACGCGCTCTTCGAAAGATTCTTAACGTAGGAAGTATATCAAGGATATTTCGATATcggatttttcgaaattggctAATTTTGAGAGGCGCGTCTTACTTCTTGCACCAGTTAGAGTGCTAGCCATGGCCTACACGTGTGACAAATTTGGATTGAATCGGCGGGGAGACATTGGTGGGTTCCCCTCGTTAGTTAGAACTATCAGGATATCGTATGATACTGAACGTATTCATTTGTTACTACATGCTGCTTTGAGACAGCTTGTGAAATAACCAATGGATGCAGCTCGGTACTGTTGTGTATGTGCAAAATATGGCCGATGCCGGAGAGGAGGATATATGTAACAAATTGCGTATCTCATAGATATCATAGATTTATTCTGACGTAACTCTAGGTACAAGTGGTGGCGAGCACGATAGCCATATGCCGTCTCCCCGCGCTCGCGTTGCCGAGCTGCCCGCACGCTCCTGCCCACACAtacttacacacacacatacgtgCGAATTCGCTCCCACTCGCCTAAACGCTATCAATACATACCTAACACTTCCCCCTGTGAGAAAGGAAAGCTTTAGGAGCTTTTATCACCAAagtaattttcagaatccgGGAAGCGGATAGGGCTTTTGGTTTTACGCTTAGGTCTAGAATTGCTTGCATCATCAGATGAAGCATCTGGCTCGTTAATTACAATAGTTGGGTTTGTCGTGGGCACGCTTGCGGAGGCATTGTTAGATTCATACAGAGAAACGTGCTCCGATTCAGGTACGAAGTAGTCGTAGTCATTACATTGTTTCAAGGTACCTTTTATAGCAGAGATTTGATTAGCATGCCTAATCCAGATTCTTCCGTCGtctaatttaattttgaataacagATTGCCCCTGTGTTCTAGAATCCTACCGAAGAcccatttattatttttagtgtAATTACGGACTAGTACTCTTtgatttatagaaaatttacaaGCTTTTACATTGGTAGCTTGTTCTTTGGCTACTCCTGGCTTCAACAAATCCAGTTTACATCTTATCTTACGCCCTAAAAATAGTTCTGCTGGAGTTTTACCGGTAGTGCTATGCGGTGTGTTTCTGTattggattaatattttcctTAGACTAGCATTCACATTCTTTTTATCGTCGACTTTTTTTAAAGCaaatttgatcatttgaaCGAACCTTTCAGCCTGACCATTTGAGGCGGGATGGTGGGGTGCAGAGAATTTATGAGCAATACCGTGTAGTTTTAGGAATGATTCGAATTCTGAAGAAATGTAAGTGCCGCCGTTGTCAGAAACGAGTACTTCCGGAAAGCCGAATTGAGCAAAAATATCGGTACAAACATCTATGGTAGTTGAGGCTAACATGTTTTTGACAACGCGGATTTCTGGCCATTTGGAGTAGGCATCTACAAGAATGAACAGGATTACGCCCATGAAGGGGCCTGCAAAATCAATATGTATTCGCTCAAATGGTCTGGTGGCAGGTTCCCACAAATGAATAGGCACTTTTGCTGGGTTATTTCGGTTGCGCAGACAAGACTCGCAAGATTGAACCAAGTTCTCGATATCTTTGTCAATATTGGACCACCAGCAATGGCCTCGCGctaaacttttcattttcacgatgcCGAAATGGCCGACGTGCAGTTCCTCAAGAATTCTCTGTTGGAGCTTTTTTGGAATGACAATTCTATCGGACTTGAATAaaagattattttcaacagAGAATTCTCTGGGGTCGACATTCCAGGTGTCTTTaggagataaatttttaccagCACGCAAATTTTCGATGACCGATTGAATTTTCGCatcattttttacaagttCTCGCATATCGAACACGTCAACAGACATTATATGTAGGGTCTGCGCGTGATAGACTTCTATAACATCTAAGGTGTGAGGCGTGTCACCCTCCATAGCTAGAGGTAGTCTCGAAAGGCAGTCAGCATTACTGTTAGATTCCGACCTGCGATACTTGATATCGTAGAAAAACCCGCGTAGGAAAATAGCGTAATGTTGCATGCGCATGGCGCTGTACGCTGGTAGGGGTTTATCTGGGCTGAAGATTTGTACAAGAGGACGGTTGTCGCAAATGAGAGTAAATTTGTGACCGTATAGgtactgataaaattttttaacaccgAAAACAATGGCATAGGCTTCACGATCGATTTGGCTGTACTTTTGCTgaactttgtttaatttttgagaAGCGAATTGAATAGGCCTTTCGGTACCATCCTCGAAGCTATGGGAAATGACAGCACCGACCCCGACTGGACTTGCATCGGTCGCAAGAATAAGCGGTTTCTTTGGGTCAAAGAATGTCAAGCAAGTATCTTTAGTAAAGGCAAGTTTGATGGATTCGAAAGCATCTTGACATTCTTTTGTCCAAGAGAAATTAGAGTTTTCTTTCAACAGATTGTATAACGGAGCTAGTACAGTACTTGCATTTTTGATGAAGCGATTATAATACATCACCATGCCGATAAATGTACGCAATTCAGAGATGTTTTGAGGTTGGGGCATATCAGTGACTGCCTCGAATTTGGCAGGATCTTTGTGTATACCTTGAGCATTAATAACGTGACCgcaaaaacaaatttccaaGTCGCAGAAGGAACATTTACGTAGATTAATTTTAATGTTGTGctcatcgaaaatttttaacactaCATGAATTAGAGCAATTAACTCGGGGAGAGTTTTGGCAGCCAACCTCAAATCATCCTGGAAGACGCAAACGCCTTTTATAGAGCGGAAAAGGAAATTCATTCTTTCCTGCCAAATAGCTGGCGCAGCAGCTATACCAAATAACATGCGTTTTACCCTATACAATCCGCGGGGCGTGTTGATGGTAAGAAGGTCCGCCGTAGCCTCATCGACAGGCATGTGAATGTAGGCCCAAGAACAGTCGATGCGGGCGAAACAGATACAACCCGCCAGATCCATGAACATTTCGTCTGTAGTAGGCATGTGGCAGTCGTTGATGATGAGTTGAGGATTAATGGTGACACTGTAATCGCCACAGATGCGGACATCTCCATCCTTCTTCAGTATTGGGACGATAGGAGTTGCGTAGAGAGAGGCGGGCACCGGTTCAAGTATGTCGTAAGATTCCCAGTTATCCAGGGCTGAGTCGACTGGCTCGACGAGGCGGAAGGGCACGTTCCGAGCCTTGTAGAACACCGGCTTGGCGTCGGGTTTGAGTTTTAGTGAGACAAGCCCCAGTCCTATAATAGGGGAAAAATCTTGCCGAACTACATTCTAGTATTTAACGGACAATTCTTTGGTAAACGCAGTTTTATCGAAACTGGAAATTTCTTTGGCATTAACTTGTAGTATAGGTGTAAATAGGCTTTGCGCGCCGTGCATTTTTATGAAACTATGTATCCATTCGCGACCGCATAACGGAGGGCGGTTTACATCAGTAAGATACAAGTCTAAGTTGAATTTAGTGTTTTCAAACGTTACAATGACTTTAATAAGACCGCGTACATTAAGATTGGTCTTACAGTATGTGACCAATTGTATTGAGGCGCGCTGCAACCGGGATCTTGGGAAAAGCTTCTTTGCGTCTTCGAGCCACATCAGTGAGACCGCTGCACCGCTGTCTAACTCGAACTCGACCTTCTGGTTATTGACGATGAATTGCTTGATGAACTTTTCACGGAGAGCCAGGCAGTTGATGTCCTCAGAATCCACTATTTGAATGTCCACGATCTCCACGCCGTAGTAATCCTCATCAGTGTACTCGGTATCTTCAACTTGGTGTACTTGATTAAATTTAGATTTGCAAACTCTGGATAGATGTCCAGGTTTCTGGCAAGAAAGGCAAACTGTAGACGTAGGTAGTCTGCAAGTGAAGGCTTTGTGGTTTGGATTTCCACACCTGAAACAGTAGGGCTTAGTGAAATCCACCGGAGGAACTTGCTGTTTTGGAGCAgagtttgcaatttttttctttttcgatgcGTCAGATCTCTTCTTTTGAGCATTAAGGTAATTAACGGCTGACGCACTGTCACGTATACAAGAAGTTTCACGGTCGCAAGTATCCATTGTAAGAGCCGTAGAGAGGGCAGATTCGAAGGTGAGATCTTTGGTTTCAATAAGCCTGCTTTGTATACGAGGCGTAGCAAGGCCAAACACAAACTGGTTACGTAAGGCTTTTGATGTGTGATCGCCGAATCCACAGTTGGCGCTCATTTTTGTCAAAGCCGTTGCAAATTCTTGAATACTTTCACCAGGTAGCTGTTTGCGCgaattaaatttgaagttttcgGCGATTTCTAACACTGGAGGAGCGTACAGTTCTTTTAACTTAGCCGCAAGTTCGGCGTAGGACTTCTGATCGACTTGCGTTTCACCAAAAGTATCACACAAAGCATTATAAGCTGTATCGCCGACGAAATGGAGCAGATACACTACTTTAtctgaattttcgattttcataatttttaaagcGCCCTCGAATCTGTTCAACCAACGAGCCCAAGACGTCTCCCCCGGGATAAACGGTGTGATATGTAATGCATTTGAAGTCGTAACTGCTACTCCGGTTGCCGCTCCGGCTGCTGGGGCAGGTTGCTGTGGTGCTGACATTTCAGTGACCGGTGCCAAAGGTTTACTTTCGGTCTCACTCTCACAAACACTTTCGCTTTCGCTAGTGCTTCCGCTTCCAAGCTTCGCGAAAGATTTGAACAAATCAATTTTGGAGAGATTGAGATGAACTTTCCGCGCTCACGAGCGCTTGCGAAAACACACACagcaacaaacaaaaaacttttttggagCACTAAACACCGTTAGATTTCAAGTTTTTGGCACcgaaaatataatgaaaatgttGATCCTCGTCGCCAATTTGTTGTGTATGTGCAAAATATGGCCGATGCCGGAGAGGAGGATATATGTAACAAATTGCGTATCTCATAGATATCATAGATTTATTCTGACGTAACTCTAGGTACAAGTGGTGGCGAGCACGATAGCCATATGCCGTCTCCCCGCGCTTGCGTTGCCGAGCTGCCCGCACGCTCCTGCCCACACATActtacacacacatatacgtgCGAATTCGCTCCCACTCGCCTAAACGCTATCAATACATACCTAACAGGTACGTCAGGCGTATTGAATAACAAACGAAGATCTGGCGTTGTTCCACCCTATTTCAGTAAACAGACGTTAAGATTCACTCAAACACTTCTTCAAAACCTACATTATTATCACGTTCATTCGTAGCACCACCTGTATTTTCAACTATTCGAACATTCGCATTACGTTTATAATCATTGAGGTGCTTTTCAAGacgcttgaaaatttttatacggcCCTTTTCAAACACGGTAATGCAGATCAGAGTACCAAGGTACCTCCGCATACCGCTAGGTAGCGTAGCGCGCATCGTTTAACCAGGTTTAATAGTAGAAACCTGCATAGAAGACGCCCGCTGCATTatgaaaattcgtgaatcTTTCACAACAATGCTCATCAGCATCGCAATGAATGTAATCGATTGCATAAAATCTTGTTCCGATTATTTCGGAAATGATTCACGTACATAAATGTACGTTAATTCTGCATTCGACAAATGTCAAGTTGACGagaaacaaaacttttttttcatcagtaAAATATTAACTTTTTTGTAGCAGAAACGTTCCCCACACAAGTGACGAAACTTTCGTCTCTCGTTCTTGGACAATGCCGTGAGTCCTGACGAAAAACTTATTTCACACTCTATTACTTATAACAAGTCATAGAGTTTACGAATCAATAGTGAGATTGAAAAGTAGTACCAATTACCCTTACAACTGACGAAACTTTTATCTTTTGCTCATAAACAGAGCGGTGGTTACTGGTGAAAAACTTATGTCACACTCTATTTCTCATTACCAGACATAGAATCTATGAATCAATACAGAGATTGAAAAGTAGTACGGATCACCCTTACAACTGACGGAACTTTCGTCTCTCACTCTTGGACAGAACGGTGATTACTGGTGAAAAACTTATTTTACACTCTATTACTTACGACAAGACATAGAATCTATGCatgaattcaaaaattgaaaagtagtACGGATTACCGGTACAACTGATCAAACTTtcgtgtctctctctcttggaCAGAGCGGTGATGACTGGTGAAGATTAACTTACTTCACCCTCCAATCTATTATCTACGACAAGGcataaaatcaataaatgaaTACACAGACTGAAAAGTCATATGGATCTCCCACACAACTGACGAGTAACTTTCAGCCTTTGCTTTTGAGAGGGGTActtcagaaaaaatattttcctggttgatacatataaataagaaaaaaaaaaattgaaatcaatcaTGTGCAAAGATATAAGTCCTCACCATGGAGCAGGACGATGATTCccgtttgagaaaaattattccaataaaatatactcgaaataaaataaaatctattGCTGGATCTATCTTAGATCCCTGTTAACAATGAACCAAGTGATAGGCGAGCAACGCTGCAAGATCACGTCCTGAAGCAGGCCAGAGATTCACgtttgtgaaaattattgtaGGGTCTGGTAAATAACTATGTACGATAATATGTTCTACGGATATCTATTTATTTTGGTGCGTTCGTCAGGAACGCTGGCGTACAACCAACTTACATCTATCGTCAGATGATACGTGTACACACAGACCTAGGTATACACATAGGTGTGTGtatccatatacatatatgtatacaatgtaTCCTTAGTCTCAGACTCCACACTCTCACGGGTTTATTCGTAAGCCGACATACGTTACTTATAATTAATCGTTGTAGCAGTGGTTCGAAGTTTAATGTGCTCCGAACGCCTTGGACCCGAATCACTTTGGTCCGAGGGGGACTCGTTGATCGATTGATTTTCTGTCGTTAATACGTCTAGtccacattttattaattgatttgCGTGTCGGGTCCAAggtggttcattttttaatgACACTTGATGAGTTACgcttgaaattataattttgtatattttagcTGGAGACCAACCAGTCTTCCCCCCCCTATAATCCCTCGACATAACTGCATCACCGaaagagaaatttattttcctcgtGCCCTTATAATGGTGACATTGTTTCTGTTGATATT
The Neodiprion lecontei isolate iyNeoLeco1 chromosome 3, iyNeoLeco1.1, whole genome shotgun sequence DNA segment above includes these coding regions:
- the LOC124293537 gene encoding uncharacterized protein LOC124293537, with amino-acid sequence MSANCGFGDHTSKALRNQFVFGLATPRIQSRLIETKDLTFESALSTALTMDTCDRETSCIRDSASAVNYLNAQKKRSDASKKKKIANSAPKQQVPPVDFTKPYCFRCGNPNHKAFTCRLPTSTVCLSCQKPGHLSRVCKSKFNQVHQVEDTEYTDEDYYGVEIVDIQIVDSEDINCLALREKFIKQFIVNNQKVEFELDSGAAVSLMWLEDAKKLFPRSRLQRASIQLVTY